In Myxococcus stipitatus, the following are encoded in one genomic region:
- a CDS encoding ribonucleotide-diphosphate reductase subunit beta: protein MLLEPGLNLTLRPMAYPAFFEMYRNAIKNTWTVEEVDFSTDLVDLRSKMTDAERHLIHRLVAFFATGDSIVGNNLVLNLYKHINAPEARMYLSRQLFEEALHVQFYLTLLDTYVPDPAERAKAFAAIDNIPSIQRKARFCMKWMDSIHDVDALKTKEDRRRFLLNLICFAGCIEGLFFFAAFAYVYFLRSKGLLNGLAAGTNWVFRDESAHMAFAFECIQVARKEEPDLFDAKMDRDVEAMMREAVECETQFAQDLLSGGVAGLSVQEMRGYLEYVADQRLQMLGIAPVFKTKNPLSFMDLQDVQELTNFFERRVSAYQVAVGVGAANDVVLDATF, encoded by the coding sequence ATGCTGCTGGAACCCGGACTGAACCTGACGCTGCGCCCGATGGCGTATCCCGCATTCTTCGAGATGTATCGGAATGCCATCAAGAACACCTGGACCGTGGAGGAGGTGGATTTCTCCACGGACCTGGTGGACCTGCGGTCGAAGATGACGGACGCCGAGCGTCACCTCATCCACCGGCTGGTCGCCTTCTTCGCGACGGGTGACAGCATCGTCGGCAACAACTTGGTGTTGAACCTGTACAAACACATCAACGCCCCCGAGGCGCGGATGTATCTGTCGCGCCAGCTCTTCGAGGAGGCGCTGCACGTCCAGTTCTACCTGACGCTGCTGGACACGTACGTGCCGGACCCGGCCGAGCGCGCCAAGGCGTTCGCCGCCATCGACAACATCCCCTCCATCCAGCGCAAGGCGCGCTTCTGCATGAAGTGGATGGACAGCATCCACGACGTGGACGCGCTGAAGACGAAGGAGGACCGGCGGCGGTTCCTGCTGAACCTCATCTGCTTCGCGGGCTGCATCGAGGGACTCTTCTTCTTCGCCGCCTTCGCCTACGTGTACTTCCTGCGCAGCAAGGGCCTGCTCAACGGCCTCGCCGCCGGGACGAACTGGGTGTTCCGCGACGAGAGCGCTCACATGGCGTTCGCCTTCGAGTGCATCCAGGTGGCTCGCAAGGAGGAGCCGGACCTCTTCGACGCGAAGATGGATCGCGACGTGGAGGCGATGATGCGCGAGGCGGTGGAGTGTGAGACGCAGTTCGCGCAGGACCTCTTGAGTGGCGGTGTCGCGGGCCTGTCCGTGCAGGAGATGCGCGGCTACCTGGAGTACGTGGCCGACCAGCGCCTGCAGATGCTGGGCATCGCCCCCGTGTTCAAGACGAAGAACCCGCTGTCGTTCATGGACCTGCAGGACGTGCAGGAGCTCACCAACTTCTTCGAGCGCCGCGTGTCCGCCTACCAGGTCGCCGTCGGCGTGGGCGCCGCCAACGACGTGGTGCTCGACGCCACGTTCTAG
- a CDS encoding ribonucleoside-diphosphate reductase subunit alpha, whose translation MNFETPVKPSPAPMPVPPAPNGHPGPAVSVASEPTPTSDFTSTTMRVRKRNGSAEPVDLNKIVRAVGKSCVGLSRVDVMRVATKTISGLYDGATTRELDSLSIQTAAALIVEEPEYARLSARLLATFIQKEVSNQDIHSFSQSVAAGHKHGLIADRLLQFVQANARKLNAAIDPTRNDLFEYFGLRTVYDRYLLKNPQTREVLETPQEFFLRVACALSGDNAREAIELYRLFSSLEYLPSSPTLFNSGTRHEQLSSCFLLDSPADELDAIYRKYSDIAMLSKFSGGIGVGYHRVRARGSLIRSTNGHSNGIVPWLKTLDASVAAVNQGGKRKGACCVYLESWHADIEDFLELRDNTGDEARRTHNLNLANWVPDLFMKRVESEGDWSLFDPKTVPHLTDLYGAEFEKAYVEAEASGQVVRKVKARDLYARMMKTLAQTGNGWMTFKDISNRKSNQTGRPQNVIHLSNLCTEILEVTSQGETAVCNLGSLNLGRMVVDGKFDFERLRANAQLALKQLDRVIDLNYYPIPTAADSNRRWRPVGLGLMGLQDVFFQLKLPFDAPEARALSKKISEEIYFAALTTSCELAEQFGAHPSFPETRAAKGELQFDSWNVTPEDPARWDALRERIMKHGLRNSLMIAIAPTATIASIAGCYECIEPQVSNLFKRETLSGDFLQVNRYLVRDLQALGMWNESVRNRIKLAEGSIQELTELPESLRAIYRTAWELPMRSLIDMAADRGAFIDQSQSLNLFVETPNIGKLSSMYFYAWQKGLKTTYYLRSRPATRIAKATVSSTGATATAPVAPAPVAAAATVSDAEAVACSLENPEACEACQ comes from the coding sequence GTGAACTTCGAAACGCCCGTGAAGCCCAGCCCCGCGCCCATGCCTGTTCCGCCCGCGCCCAATGGTCACCCCGGGCCCGCCGTGAGCGTGGCCAGTGAGCCCACGCCCACGAGCGACTTCACCTCCACCACCATGCGCGTGCGCAAGCGCAACGGCTCCGCGGAGCCGGTGGACCTGAACAAGATTGTCCGCGCGGTGGGCAAGAGCTGCGTGGGCCTGTCCCGCGTGGACGTCATGCGCGTGGCCACGAAGACCATCTCCGGCCTCTACGACGGCGCGACGACGCGCGAGCTCGACAGCCTCTCCATCCAGACGGCCGCCGCCCTCATCGTGGAGGAGCCCGAGTACGCGCGCCTCTCCGCGCGCCTCTTGGCCACCTTCATCCAGAAGGAGGTCAGCAACCAGGACATCCACTCCTTCAGCCAGTCCGTCGCCGCCGGCCACAAGCACGGCCTCATCGCGGACCGGCTGCTCCAGTTCGTCCAGGCCAACGCGCGCAAGCTCAACGCGGCCATCGACCCGACTCGCAACGACTTGTTCGAGTACTTCGGCCTGCGCACCGTCTACGACCGCTACCTGCTGAAGAACCCGCAGACGCGCGAGGTGCTGGAGACGCCGCAGGAGTTCTTCCTGCGCGTGGCGTGCGCGCTGAGCGGCGACAACGCGCGCGAGGCCATCGAGCTCTACCGCCTCTTCAGCTCGCTGGAGTACCTGCCCAGCTCCCCCACCCTCTTCAACTCGGGCACCCGGCACGAGCAGCTGTCCAGCTGCTTCCTCCTGGACTCGCCGGCGGACGAACTGGACGCCATCTACCGCAAGTACTCGGACATCGCGATGCTGTCCAAGTTCTCCGGCGGCATCGGCGTGGGCTACCACCGCGTGCGCGCGCGCGGCTCGCTCATCCGCTCCACCAACGGCCACTCCAACGGCATCGTCCCCTGGCTCAAGACGCTGGACGCCTCCGTCGCCGCGGTGAACCAGGGCGGCAAGCGCAAGGGCGCGTGCTGCGTGTACCTGGAGTCGTGGCACGCGGACATCGAGGACTTCCTCGAGCTGCGCGACAACACCGGTGACGAGGCCCGCCGCACCCACAACCTGAACCTGGCCAACTGGGTGCCGGACCTGTTCATGAAGCGCGTGGAGTCGGAGGGCGACTGGAGCCTGTTCGACCCGAAGACGGTTCCGCACCTCACGGACCTGTACGGCGCGGAGTTCGAGAAGGCCTACGTGGAGGCGGAGGCCTCCGGCCAGGTCGTGCGCAAGGTGAAGGCGCGCGACCTCTACGCCCGGATGATGAAGACGCTGGCGCAGACGGGCAACGGCTGGATGACCTTCAAGGACATCAGCAACCGCAAGAGCAACCAGACCGGGCGGCCCCAGAACGTCATCCACCTGTCCAACCTGTGCACCGAAATCCTGGAGGTGACCAGCCAGGGTGAGACGGCGGTGTGCAACCTGGGCTCGCTGAACCTGGGCCGCATGGTGGTGGACGGGAAGTTCGACTTCGAGCGTCTGCGCGCCAACGCGCAGCTGGCGCTCAAGCAGCTCGACCGGGTCATCGACCTCAACTACTACCCCATCCCCACGGCCGCGGACTCCAACCGCCGCTGGCGTCCGGTGGGCCTGGGCCTGATGGGCCTCCAGGACGTCTTCTTCCAGCTCAAGCTCCCGTTCGATGCCCCCGAGGCGCGCGCGCTGTCGAAGAAGATTTCGGAGGAGATCTACTTCGCGGCCCTGACCACCTCGTGCGAGCTGGCCGAGCAGTTCGGCGCGCACCCGTCCTTCCCGGAGACGCGGGCGGCCAAGGGTGAGCTCCAGTTCGACAGCTGGAACGTGACGCCGGAGGACCCGGCCCGCTGGGACGCGCTGCGCGAGCGCATCATGAAGCACGGCCTGCGCAACTCGCTGATGATCGCCATCGCGCCCACCGCGACCATCGCCTCCATCGCCGGCTGCTACGAGTGCATCGAGCCCCAGGTCTCCAACCTCTTCAAGCGCGAGACGCTGTCGGGTGACTTCCTCCAGGTGAACCGCTACCTGGTGCGCGACCTCCAGGCGCTGGGCATGTGGAACGAGTCGGTGCGCAACCGCATCAAGCTGGCCGAAGGCAGCATCCAGGAGCTCACCGAGCTGCCCGAGAGCCTGCGCGCCATCTACCGCACGGCGTGGGAGCTGCCCATGCGCTCGCTCATCGACATGGCGGCGGACCGCGGCGCCTTCATCGACCAGAGCCAGTCGCTCAACCTCTTCGTGGAGACGCCGAACATCGGCAAGCTCTCCTCCATGTACTTCTACGCATGGCAGAAGGGGCTCAAGACGACCTACTACCTGCGCTCGCGTCCGGCCACGCGCATCGCCAAGGCCACGGTGTCGAGCACCGGCGCCACGGCCACCGCGCCCGTCGCGCCCGCCCCTGTCGCCGCCGCCGCCACGGTGTCGGACGCCGAGGCCGTCGCGTGCTCACTGGAAAACCCGGAAGCGTGTGAGGCCTGCCAGTAA
- a CDS encoding IF-2 protein — translation MNGTGQQGFGYRARRTFTRLLVFFVILGLGGLVVVLLSQLNARTFTLETVDGQLVVMKGRMAPMGSAPYRPGDPRLTDAYAPIPLEGQDVMALVLRKYTERDELDRALFPLLESLARPRIGAEEPARVEQGLYYLRRAEKLSGITEEQRLTLQKLLTEVAYYQARQKLEDARRLIGDAMVQLKLAAESQSRHARSANQMLSVVAPSARELEESLRRAVHTLSGPQEKPWESQPTPPPPAPTGTPSEATPPASPVGNGADSGTTH, via the coding sequence ATGAACGGAACGGGACAGCAGGGATTTGGCTATCGGGCACGGCGGACCTTCACGCGACTGCTCGTCTTCTTCGTGATTCTGGGCCTGGGCGGACTGGTCGTCGTCCTCCTCTCCCAGCTCAACGCGCGCACCTTCACCCTGGAAACGGTGGACGGCCAGCTCGTCGTCATGAAGGGCCGCATGGCCCCCATGGGCTCCGCCCCCTACCGCCCCGGGGACCCCCGCCTCACGGACGCCTACGCCCCCATCCCCCTGGAGGGACAGGACGTCATGGCCCTCGTGCTGCGCAAGTACACGGAGCGCGATGAGCTGGACCGGGCCCTCTTCCCCCTCCTGGAGTCCCTGGCCCGCCCCCGTATCGGCGCGGAGGAGCCCGCCCGCGTCGAACAGGGCCTCTACTACCTGCGCCGCGCCGAGAAGCTCTCCGGCATCACCGAGGAGCAGCGCCTCACCCTCCAGAAGCTCCTGACCGAGGTGGCCTACTATCAGGCCCGCCAGAAGCTCGAGGACGCCCGCCGCCTCATCGGCGACGCCATGGTCCAGCTCAAGCTCGCCGCAGAGAGCCAGAGCCGCCACGCGCGCAGCGCCAACCAGATGCTCTCCGTCGTCGCCCCCTCCGCCCGCGAGCTGGAGGAGTCCCTCCGCCGCGCCGTCCACACCCTCAGTGGCCCCCAGGAGAAACCCTGGGAGTCCCAACCAACGCCGCCCCCACCCGCCCCCACAGGGACGCCTTCCGAGGCCACGCCCCCGGCCTCTCCGGTGGGCAACGGGGCGGATTCCGGCACGACTCACTGA